In Salinibaculum sp. SYNS191, the genomic window CTGCGCTACGGCATTAAAAACGCCGTGGCGGTCGAGGGGACTGACGTTCCCGAAGCGGTCGCGGAGCTGACCCGGGACCGGACGGTGACGACGTTCCTCGACGGCGACCGGGGCGGCGACCTCATCCTCCGGGAACTCGACCAGGTCGGCTCGGTCGACTACGTCACGTTCGCGCCCGCCGGCAAGTCCGTCGAGGACCTCTCGCGCGACGAGGTGCTGTCGGCGCTGCGCAAGAAGGCCCCCTACGACCAGTTGACGGGTCCCGGCTCCATCCGGGACGCCTTCGCCGGCGAGACACAACCGGCCGAGCGGCCGGCGGACCCGACCGACGACGCATCGACGGCCGCGGCCACCAGCCACGACGGCAGCGATGCCGTGACCGGTGACGCCGCCGACGAACTGGCAGCGCAGGCCGAAGCCGTGGTCGAGGCGGCGGCCGGCGAGGCTGAACCACCCGACGGGCAGGACGCGTCACCGGACGCGACGGCCACCGGAGCCGCCGACACCCCGGAAGCGGCCGCGGTCTCCGCGACCGCGGAGAGCACCGCCGCCGAGACCGGAGCGGAGACGGCCGAAGTGGACGCGGAAGCCACCGAGACGACAGCAGAGGCGGAGGTGGCCGAGGACGACGAGACGCACGACGAGGTGACGGACGACGAAGACGACGCGGACGACAGCCCGCCCACGAACCTGGCGGGCCACGTCGACGCGGTCGTCGACTCCGGGCAGGTCCGGTTGCTCGACGACGAGTGGGCAGTCCTCGCGGAGGCACCCGCCGACGACGCCTTCGACGCTATCGAGGCCGCCGACGCCGTCCCGGCGACGGTCGTCCTCGACGGCGACCTGAGTCAGCGCGTCCTCGACGTGGCGGCACAGCGGGGCGTCCCCGAAGTGGTCGCCACCGGCACCGGCGAGTTCGTCAAACAGCCCACGAGCGTCCGCGTCAGACTCACCGCCGAGGTCTGAGTCACACTCCGTTCTCGTCGAGTGACTGGCGAAGCAAGAGCCCGTCACCGCTCTCGAAGTGCCCGTCGAGACGCTCGTACGTCGCGAACCCGTGGCGGTCGTAGAACCGCCGCGCGCGCTCGTCTGCGGCCTGCACCGTCAGCCGCAGTTCCGCGTACCCCTCCGCAGCGAGGCGCTCGCGGAGCCACACGAGCAGTTCGGAGCCGTAGCCCTGGCCCTGCTCGTCGGGGTCGACGGCCAGTTCCGGGACGTAGGCGACGCCGTCGGTCTCCGCGACGACGATGGCGTAGCCGACTGGCTGCCCGCTGCCGAGGACGTACAGCGCCGGTGGACCCCGTGCGGCCGTCTCGAGCAGTTCCGGCCAGGGCTCCGCGAGCGCCGCCGACTGGATGGCCCGCAGCCGTGGCAGGTCGTCCGGTCGCCCCTCGCGTATCTCCGTCATCGTCACAGCGCGGTGAGGCCGAGCGCGACTGCCAGGACGCCGCCGGCGATGGCCGCGGCGAGCGTCGCGAGCAGGTTGACGCCCTGGTTCCCGCACAGCCACCCCTCGATGGTCGCCCCGAGCAGGCTGTCGACGGTCATCCCGACGACGCCCGCGGCGACGACGACGGCCGCGCCGGGGGGCTGGATGCTCTCGAAGCCGACCAGCGCGATGCCGGCGATGATGCCGGCACCGGCCAGGCCGGCCAGTTCGCCCTGCCAGGTCACCGCGCCGTCTGTCCCGGGTTCGACGACGCGAAAGGACGTGACCAGCCGGGGGTTGTCGAACAGGCCGCCGATTTCGCTGGAGAGCGTGTCGGCAAGCGCCGCGGCG contains:
- the dnaG gene encoding DNA primase DnaG translates to MQDSAKYLIHAEIRASGVVERSDVVGAIFGQTEGLLGNELDLRTLQDASKVGRIDVEIESDAGRSYGTVTIASGLDKAETAVLAAALETIDRVGPCRAEFEVTDLEDARAAKRREVVDRATDLLAAFEETALSSRELVEEVRQNIRVEDIGEYEGLPAGPRVTDSDAIIVVEGRADVLTLLRYGIKNAVAVEGTDVPEAVAELTRDRTVTTFLDGDRGGDLILRELDQVGSVDYVTFAPAGKSVEDLSRDEVLSALRKKAPYDQLTGPGSIRDAFAGETQPAERPADPTDDASTAAATSHDGSDAVTGDAADELAAQAEAVVEAAAGEAEPPDGQDASPDATATGAADTPEAAAVSATAESTAAETGAETAEVDAEATETTAEAEVAEDDETHDEVTDDEDDADDSPPTNLAGHVDAVVDSGQVRLLDDEWAVLAEAPADDAFDAIEAADAVPATVVLDGDLSQRVLDVAAQRGVPEVVATGTGEFVKQPTSVRVRLTAEV
- a CDS encoding GNAT family N-acetyltransferase, with amino-acid sequence MTEIREGRPDDLPRLRAIQSAALAEPWPELLETAARGPPALYVLGSGQPVGYAIVVAETDGVAYVPELAVDPDEQGQGYGSELLVWLRERLAAEGYAELRLTVQAADERARRFYDRHGFATYERLDGHFESGDGLLLRQSLDENGV